In a single window of the Zea mays cultivar B73 chromosome 5, Zm-B73-REFERENCE-NAM-5.0, whole genome shotgun sequence genome:
- the LOC103626448 gene encoding B-box zinc finger protein 20 produces the protein MQMLCDVCAAAPAAVICCADEAALCSACDRRVHRANKLAHKHRRIPLAQPSGDESDADAKPLCDVCKERRGLVFCVEDRAILCPDCDDPIHSANDLTAKHTRFLLVGAKLSAALVDAQAPHSPDDDDNDCGRGNGAAAEPDAVPAVCAQGSCAAKASSLESGGGGGGGSGSGSSISEYLTNICPGWRVDDLLFDDSAFSAASKADSCDDGHEQVPSLDADLFDVVAGAGWPGKRGSAWSGVGALGFDKVPASVVVVPTAAKQQQGCVRERTWDSDSDSDVFAVPELPQPPQAKKARPAPAPAPTFWCF, from the exons ATGCAGATGCTCTGCGACGTctgcgccgccgcgccggccgcCGTGATCTGCTGCGCCGACGAGGCCGCGCTCTGCTCCGCCTGCGACCGCCGCGTCCACCGCGCCAACAAGCTCGCCCACAAGCACCGCCGCATCCCCCTCGCCCAGCCCTCTGGCGACGAATCCGACGCCGACGCCAAGCCGCTCTGCGACGTGTGTAAG GAGCGGAGGGGCCTCGTGTTCTGCGTGGAGGACCGCGCCATCCTGTGCCCCGACTGCGACGACCCCATCCACAGCGCCAACGACCTCACCGCCAAGCACACCCGCTTCCTCCTCGTCGGGGCCAAGCTCTCCGCCGCGCTCGTCGACGCCCAGGCGCCCCACTCccctgacgacgacgacaacgactgcgGCCGCGGCAacggcgccgccgccgagcccgaCGCTGTCCCCGCCGTCTGCGCGCAGGGCTCCTGCGCGGCCAAGGCCTCGTCTCTTGAgtccggtggcggcggcggcggcggcagcggcagcggcagcagcatCTCCGAGTACCTCACCAACATCTGCCCAGGCTGGCGCGTCGACGACCTCCTCTTTGACGACTCGGCGTTCTCAGCGGCATCG AAGGCCGACAGCTGCGACGACGGGCACGAGCAGGTGCCGTCCCTGGACGCCGACCTCTTCGACGTGGTGGCTGGCGCCGGCTGGCCGGGGAAGCGCGGCAGCGCGTGGTCAGGAGTCGGAGCTCTGGGCTTCGACAAGGTGCCGGCCTCCGTTGTTGTCGTCCCGACGGCGGCCAAGCAACAGCAGGGGTGCGTGAGGGAGAGGACCTGGGACTCGGACAGCGACAGCGACGTGTTCGCGGTGCCGGAGCTCCCGCAACCACCGCAGGCCAAGAAGGCGCGGCCGGCGCCGGCTCCGGCGCCGACTTTCTGGTGCTTCTGA